tgttaaaaaacaaagaggatAAGTAAAATTGAAATAATCCACAGTGATTATCTACACTACTGAGGGTTAGAGTTGAAATGAAGTGACACAGATCAAATAACAGGAAAGTCattcttacattttcttaaacATGTTCTAACAAAACATTAGGAGAAATAGGATATTTATTGGCTAAACAACCTAATACCTCATATGATTAAAATTGTATACGTGTATCATTGGCATTTCACGAACAAACGTTGTTCTTTAAAATGATACTCAAAGTATAGagcatcattaaaattttttttgaaacaaactggaatttaaaaaatgttaacagcgACTTCAAAAGGGGGGAATCTATAGAACTCACCTGCCCAGGGTGATTTGATCCTGCCTCCTGCCTTTCCTCTCCGACTTCTCTATCCAGACCGGGAGGAAGGCTGGGGCTGAAGGCCATGAGGTCGGTCTTGGGCGGCCCCTCCCCAGAGCACACCCGCTGCCGCCTCTGCTGCGAGTAAGACCAGCTCCCCACCGCGCTGGAGCACACCAGCGTGGGCTTCCCGGGCCCGCACGCGCCCTCGCTGGGCGGCGCCGAGCACCGCAGCGCCGTGTACAGCAGCAGCGTGAGCACCAACAGGCTGGACACCGCGCAGATGGCGATGATCAGGTACACGTTCACATCCACCAGAGCGGCCTCCGCGCCAGCGGCGCCCGTCGACGCCCGCATAGAGGCCTTGGGCGCCTGGCCGCTGTCCTCCAGCGACAGCAGCACGGTGGCCGTGGCCGTCAGCGCCGGCTCGCCGTGGTCCTTCACTAGCACCAGCAGGCGCTGGCGCGGCGCGTCCGCCTCGTCCAGGGCGCGCGTCGTGCTGATCTCGCCCGTGTACAGCCCCACGCGGAACGGGCTGTGCGCGCCACCCGCCGCCGGCTGCAGCTCGTACGACAGCCACGCGTTGTAGCCCGAGTCCGCGTCCACCGCGCGCACCTTCGCCACCACGTGGCCCGCGCCCACCGACCGAGCCACCAGCTGGCTCAGTgcgcccgccccgccgcccggCCCGGGCAGCAGCAGCGCGGGCGCGTTGTCGTTCTCGTCCAGCACGAACACCTGCAGCGTCACGTTGCTGCCTAGTGGCGGCACGCCCGCGTCGCGCGCGCTCACCTGGAActgcagcagctccagctcctcgTGGTCCAGCGGCTGCAGCGCGTACACCTTGCCGCTCTCCGCGTGCACCGACACGTAGCTCGACAGCGCTCGCTCGCCCACCCGCCGCTCCACCAGCGAGTAGGACACCAGCGCATTCTCCAGCGCGTCCGCGTCCCGAGCCGACACCGTGAAGATGTGGCAGCCGGGAGGGTTGTTCTCCTTCACGAACACCGTGTACTCGGGCTGCGCGAACGCGGGCGCGTTGTCGTTCACGTCGGCCACCTCCACGGACACGCTGGCTGTGGCCGACAGGGAAGGCGAGCCCCCGTCCCGCGCTGTAACCACCAGTTTATAGACAGACATGCTCTCGCGGTCCAGGGCGCTGTCCAGCACTAGTGAGTAATAGTTCTTGAACGTGGACATGATCTTGAAGGGGACGTTGGGCGTTATAGAACAGATCACCTGTCCGTTGGCACCAGAGTCGCGATCAGATACACTGATCAGCGCAATGACCGTGCTTGGCTGAGTGTCCTCCCGCACTGGAAGAGACAGGGAAGTCACAGTGACTTCAGGGGCGTTATCATTGGCATCTAAGATTTCGACCCAGACTGTACAGTGACCTGCCATTGGGGGATTCCCCTTATCTGTAGCCTGAACATCAATTTCATAAACCTTGTTTTCTTCATAGTCTAAAGTTCCATTGACCCTCACTTCTCCACTGTTTTCATGTAGTGTAAATAAACGTTTTCCATTGGGCTTAATCGACATCAAGGAGTATGTCACCTCCCCGTTGACTCCTTCATCTTGATCTGTGGCGTTTAACTTTATCACAAGAGTTTCTTTAGCTGCGTTTTCCATCAATCTCACCTTGTATTCTGATTGTTCAAATTCCGGATCATTGTCGTTAATATCCAAGACGCGGACGAAGAGATGAACAGTGCCAGTGAGCTCCGGTTTCCCGCCGTCTGCAGCCGTTAATAGTAAATTAAGTTCCGCAGTTTTCTCTCTATCCAGAGACTTCTTTAATGTAAGTGACAGCCTTTTAATCTGCTTACTATTTGTTGGTAATTCTAAAGAAAAGTGCTCATTTTGACTTAGTCTGTAGGTCAATTGAGCATTCTCTCCAATATCCGCGTCAGAAGCTCCCTCTAGAGGAAAATGAGAGTCAGGTTGCTTAGATTCAGAAATCAGCAGCTTTTGTTCTCTGAGAGAGAACACCGGTGGATTATCGTTAATATCCTTTACTTCCACCTCCACATGGAACACCTGCAGCGGCCGGTCCACGATCACCTCCAGGTGGATGCTGCACTCCGCGCTCCGCCCGCACAGCTCCTCCCGGTCGATCCGAGAATTCACAAACAAAATGCCATTCTGCAGATTTACCTCCAGAAGGTCCCCGCGGCCTTTGGACGCCACCCGGAACAGGCGCGGCACcagctcctccagctccagccccaggtCCTGGGCGATGCGGCCCACGAAGGTGCCGTGTTTGGCCTCCTCGGGAATGGAGTAGTAGATCTGGCCGCTGCCCGCCTCCCAGGCTGCGAGAAGCAGAAGCGACAGCAGCAGTCGCCCAGTGTCCAATCCCCTTCTTTCAGACGCGAACATTGCATACATTGACTTCCCAAATAAGATTCTTTACATTTACAGTACCATAGACTCCCGTTTTGGGTTAAAAATCTTACTGAATTTTTGAGAAGTTTCAAAGGATCCTTTAACGGTAGCATCCGGCATGATGGAGTCTTTAAATGCGGAGTTCCTGGCTGCTCAGACCAACCCTTGAATGAACTATTTCCTCCAAGTAAAGAGCGACACCTTGTGCCTGAAATTGTGAGTATTGTACACTACATCCAATACCACAGAATTttacttgagaaaaaaataagttcacGTGTTTCAAGCTATTTTACCCCCCAAATCATATTTCTAAAGTGCTTATTTGTGgaataaaaatcagattttaagtCATGTTGAAACTGATGGTATATGGAAAATGGCATTTTATTCTTGATTAACATCAAATTGAAATATTTGTTCCTATGTTTGATGTAGAGTTTTACAAttgaaaaaattatgaaaaaataaattcaaacatttcctcatataaaaatatcaaatttgaATTGTTTTACTTCTAGTCACCCTTGTTACTTTGGCTGCTAGGAAACTCAAAGACAAATTTGAAGTTTTAATAACATTTCTTTAGTCTTTAAGTCTGCATATTGTGTTTTCATCTATGTGCACTTGCtttctacttatatttttattagttctaattctttatcattatttatatttaattgtgtTCCTGTTACAAACAACTTTATATGCattgaagaacaagaaaaacaaaaatatatttcaaatttggTAGTTTAAAACATAGAATTCATAAGACAAAAGTCTATTGATGTAGATGAAACATATCTGGCACATATGCTTTCTCATGTAAGTTGCATTGCTAACAGTATAATAAGAGATATCAAAATGACACTTTATGTAATAGTGTCAATATATGAAAGAAGTAGTCTTTTAACTATAGAATGAACTTTTAccattcaatgaaataaaaatcaccatGAAAATTTCTGTGCCATATTGGTATTTCCACTCACCAACATTGGCTTTTGTATATCTATCAAGTCATATTCATGAAAATAGCTGACctatttcttcttaaaagaaTTTTGGGTTTGAGATTGTAAGTTCATCCAAAACAAGGGAAATGACTTCTAATCACATTGCCTCTAAGTGCCTAATATTGTGctaaaaaatcatagaaaataatCAAACAATTCAACCAAATGCTAAATGACCTACCATGTTACTTCCATTAACACTAATGGAAATTCGATTTCATATAATACCAACTAGAAAATCAGAATTGTTGATGTGAGTTTTCATTGCCTGAACTTGTAAATTAGTTACATGTCCTTCGTCTTTTCATATTACCTTGGgatttaaggaggaaaaaagagggtACAGTGGAAGTTTAGAGTAGAAAGTGGTTCAGAATAAGTATCACTCTAGCTTGAGTATTTTGTTGTATGGTTTTAATGGTTCATGTCGAATCTAAAAATATTACAATGAAAAAATTACtagtatatttatttgtatgttaatattttcctttatcctgaacacatacatatattctattGCTAATTTCAaaccttgtttcatttttttcaaatttactcTTTTCCCAATATTATTATTCTGctagaattctttttaaagacaattaaaaattatttcttaaaaaacaaacaaagcaggcTCATCACCTTTTATGACACTGAATTCTGTTATGCATCTATAAAACAACCACTCATATGAGcctcttttcaaaatataatattagGCTAGATAACAGTAGGTTTAACATGATGTTCAAGGCCTGTCAGATTTATTTTGTAGAAGAAAGAAGCAACAGGCCTCCAACCACTTCATTATGGAAACTGGGGAATGAGATGTTATATGCAATGTGGAGTCTTTAAAGGCAGAGAAATAAACATGAGAAAGTTTACCCAAGGGAGATGATGATATTACATGTCTGAATTAAAACCAGTTGTTAATTTAGGAATTACTTTCCAGAAATGTGGTATTTTGCAAGTATATAAAGTGACATTGGATGAACACCAATTCATAAAAGAGTTTGATATATTTTATGAACCAATGACACAACTTTTGCACTTTGGCTGTGCTATTTCAGATAGCACTATCTCAACTAGCTCCTAAAGAATAGATTATGATATCTTTGAACTCATCTTTGGGGATGGGCCTAAGATCCAGCAATAGGCTAATGCCAAGAAGTCACATCGATATAGTTGTTAACATTGATTTTGTAAGATTGATTGAAAAGGCTAAGGAACTTCATGCCTGACCTTTTCTAAATCAATCTGGTTAGTCTTAAATTCCAGCTGTATGTCTTGATAGTCAAGTATTGGAGTGCATGGTTTAATGTTCTACCCGTCCTCATCATCCACTATTATTTCATAATAGGTCTAGtactactatttattgaaaacattaaACAGAGAAATAGATCTTGAAGCCATTCTTGGAAACCCAGTAGGTTCTTCAAAATTAACAGATTAGAAGTACTGTCTACAAAACTGTAGAATATACGCAGTGATGTTCACTCTGTGCTATCAGGGCTTATACAAGTATACACAGTTATTTGATCACAGATCATTTGTTCAATTGGCACAAATCTCTCAGACAACAAGACTGAAGGAGTCTGAATCTTGAAAGACCCACACACTTTCAAAGATTTTCATGAGAAATATACACCTTTAAAGCTGTTATTGAAGTACACAATTTTGGAAACAAGTATTGATCCTTCACTGATGTTCAGGATCCAAGAAATAATCATATTACCGCTTATATTTGTCAAAACACTATTCTTATTCACAGTGTAAAAAGAACAAGGTCATTTCCACATGTATTATTTGGCTTTGGTGTTCTGCAAGAACTTTGCAGACCTCAGTCTTCTGATTTTCCTCATATATTAAATGATTCTGCTTATTTATATCACTTCCAAACAACTGATCAATAGTCCTTATCAGACAACTCTTAATTATTTACCGATCAAATAATGTAAAAACCTATCTCAATGTGGCACTAAGACAAATGGTAATGATGTCCATGAAActtctgagaaaaaaatcacttagcaacataaaaaaataaacataaaaaaatcttaattccTATCTCAGTTATGATATTGTACAAAGTTAACCATGAAGATAATCATGAAGGGTTTTTCTAAGCAAAACAGAAAGGAGGATTACTCTGTATACAGCTTGTGCTTGATTCTCCTAGCCAGGACTAGGCCTCATCAGATAAAAGATTTACTCTAGAAAGTTCtacaatgaataaaagaatggcTCTCAAATCTAAGAGATATGCATTTGAATATCATCTCCATCATGTACTAGCTGGATAGCAGTGGACAAGATAGATAAACATCTCAACATCTCTTATCTAATCTTTAGAACTTGGATAGTCAAATGTACTTTACAAGTTGTTATAAGACTTAaatgaaattatgtattttaagcCCTTCATGCCATATCTTACAAACAGAAATATCTCAAATAGTGGTGGTTGATTATAATTAGTGACCAATGTTTACTCTTGTTCTATTCTGTAGCTATCAATGAAGAAAATTCCAGTACCATAAACTAGGATatggcttttccttttctgaagatTTCCTAATGTTCATCT
This genomic interval from Phocoena sinus isolate mPhoSin1 chromosome 3, mPhoSin1.pri, whole genome shotgun sequence contains the following:
- the LOC116750511 gene encoding LOW QUALITY PROTEIN: protocadherin alpha-11-like (The sequence of the model RefSeq protein was modified relative to this genomic sequence to represent the inferred CDS: deleted 1 base in 1 codon); the encoded protein is MFASERRGLDTGRLLLSLLLLAAWEAGSGQIYYSIPEEAKHGTFVGRIAQDLGLELEELVPRLFRVASKGRGDLLEVNLQNGILFVNSRIDREELCGRSAECSIHLEVIVDRPLQVFHVEVEVKDINDNPPVFSLREQKLLISESKQPDSHFPLEGASDADIGENAQLTYRLSQNEHFSLELPTNSKQIKRLSLTLKKSLDREKTAELNLLLTAADGGKPELTGTVHLFVRVLDINDNDPEFEQSEYKVRLMENAAKETLVIKLNATDQDEGVNGEVTYSLMSIKPNGKRLFTLHENSGEVRVNGTLDYEENKVYEIDVQATDKGNPPMAGHCTVWVEILDANDNAPEVTVTSLSLPVREDTQPSTVIALISVSDRDSGANGQVICSITPNVPFKIMSTFKNYYSLVLDSALDRESMSVYKLVVTARDGGSPSLSATASVSVEVADVNDNAPAFAQPEYTVFVKENNPPGCHIFTVSARDADALENALVSYSLVERRVGERALSSYVSVHAESGKVYALQPLDHEELELLQFQVSARDAGVPPLGSNVTLQVFVLDENDNAPALLLPGPGGGAGALSQLVARSVGAGHVVAKVRAVDADSGYNAWLSYELQPAAGGAHSPFRVGLYTGEISTTRALDEADAPRQRLLVLVKDHGEPALTATATVLLSLEDSGQAPKASMRASTGAAGAEAALVDVNVYLIIAICAVSSLLVLTLLLYTALRCSAPPSEGACGPGKPTLVCSSAVGSWSYSQQRRQRCALGRGRPRPTSWPSAPAFLPVWIEKSERKGRRQDQITLGR